Proteins from one Cryptomeria japonica chromosome 4, Sugi_1.0, whole genome shotgun sequence genomic window:
- the LOC131875042 gene encoding GRAS family protein RAM1-like: MIGEEKYDYAASLVSKCEDLSFQLGNPTQRLGYYISDALQETIKRQSLGMLNNLDKLVPDFAFNIDGEIDKNEFRSFLAYSNRVLPYVKVIQFTSVQAIIDVVGKAKKINVIDLGMRTESHWTVLMEYLAHRSVSSSFPTLNLLRITAVGMDGEGLRNTEKRLHELAKSYGIPFSYNMVEIENIEEIKEELFTVRHGEALAVYAPIVLRSLLYDPVVLDNVLSVIKNLRPRVMALLEIEAQHNSPSFVNRFSEVLFYYMAYFDLLDVSLIDRNDINRVKHEELITGSQISNIIVYEGKERSVRHVGTDVWRCLLKQAGFREKSFSFQAMYQARLLLGEHASGEYYTLEADGLARILRWKGTPFIALSAWSAVRMIVHGDC; encoded by the coding sequence ATGATAGGCGAGGAGAAATATGATTACGCTGCGTCACTGGTGAGCAAATGCGAAGATTTGTCTTTTCAGCTGGGGAATCCCACACAGAGGCTCGGCTATTATATCTCTGACGCCCTGCAGGAGACAATCAAACGCCAGAGTCTCGGCATGTTAAACAACCTAGATAAACTAGTCCCTGATTTTGCCTTCAATATAgatggtgaaattgacaaaaatgagTTTCGCAGTTTCCTTGCTTACTCtaatagagttctaccctatgtaaaAGTAATTCAGTTCACGTCTGTGCAGGCGATCATAGACGTCGTGGGGAAAGCCAAGAAAATTAATGTAATTGATCTAGGGATGCGAACTGAGTCGCACTGGACAGTATTGATGGAGTATCTTGCACACAGATCTGTTTCCTCTTCTTTCCCTACGCTTAACCTTCTCAGGATTACAGCAGTTGGCATGGATGGCGAAGGGCTTAGGAACACCGAAAAAAGACTTCATGAGCTGGCTAAATCCTACGGAATTCCATTTTCTTACAACATGGTGGAGATCGAAAACATAGAGGAGATTAAGGAAGAGTTATTCACCGTTAGACATGGTGAGGCTTTGGCAGTTTATGCTCCAATTGTTCTCAGAAGTTTGTTATATGACCCCGTCGTTCTGGACAACGTCTTAAGTGTTATCAAGAACCTGAGGCCAAGGGTAATGGCGCTTCTTGAAATAGAAGCGCAGCATAATTCTCCATCTTTTGTAAATAGATTCAGCGAGGTTCTTTTCTATTACATGGCGTATTTTGATTTGTTGGATGTTAGCTTAATAGATAGAAATGATATTAATAGGGTGAAGCATGAAGAATTGATTACTGGAAGTCAGATAAGTAATATAATAGTCTATGAGGGGAAGGAGAGGTCTGTTAGGCATGTTGGAACTGATGTATGGAGATGTTTGCTCAAACAAGCAGGGTTCAGGGAAAAGAGCTTCAGCTTTCAAGCTATGTATCAGGCTAGATTGTTATTAGGAGAACATGCTTCTGGAGAATATTATACTTTGGAGGCCGATGGACTTGCCAGAATTTTAAGGTGGAAAGGAACACCATTTATCGCACTCTCGGCATGGAGTGCTGTAAGAATGATCGTTCATGGCGATTGCTGA